One window of Candidatus Melainabacteria bacterium RIFOXYA2_FULL_32_9 genomic DNA carries:
- a CDS encoding signal recognition particle protein: protein MFEALSDRLQEAVKNASGQGTLTEDNITEALREVRRALLEADVSLKIVKAFISKIKDRAHGEEVLKSLTPGQQLVKVVYDELVELLGGEHKPISTEGKPNIIMLFGLQGSGKTTSAAKLAVRIRKNGRNPLLVAADVYRPAAIKQLQSLGKQINAPVYAVEDSTDVRSIVSSAIDYAKENGHNTVIVDTAGRLQIDTELMAELVILDRLFTPAEKLLVIDSMTGQAAVGVAETFNEQLGITGIVLTKLDGDARGGAALSVVHATGKPIKFAGMGEKLDALEPFYPDRMAQRILGMGDVLSLIEKAQESFDVESAKELERKMRTKEFSLEDFMKIQKQMKMLGSLDQILGMLPIPGMSKTDREQIAHVGEKQLKRIEACVNSMTLGERRNPDIINPNRKRRIAKGSGIPVDEINRFLKEFENMRKMMKKMTDMTKTMKGNPNKMMHKLPPGLRGKFPPF, encoded by the coding sequence ATGTTTGAAGCCTTATCAGATCGCTTGCAAGAAGCTGTAAAAAATGCGTCAGGACAAGGAACGCTTACAGAAGATAATATAACTGAAGCTCTTAGAGAAGTCAGAAGAGCTTTATTAGAGGCTGATGTTAGTTTAAAAATTGTAAAAGCTTTTATCTCAAAAATAAAAGATAGAGCCCATGGTGAGGAAGTTCTAAAAAGTCTTACCCCTGGTCAACAGCTCGTTAAAGTTGTATATGATGAACTTGTAGAGCTTTTGGGTGGTGAACATAAGCCTATTTCTACAGAAGGTAAGCCAAATATTATAATGCTGTTTGGTTTGCAGGGGTCTGGTAAAACAACCAGTGCTGCAAAATTAGCTGTAAGAATTAGAAAAAATGGTCGAAATCCTCTTTTAGTTGCAGCTGACGTATATAGACCGGCAGCTATAAAACAGCTCCAATCTTTGGGAAAACAAATTAATGCACCTGTTTATGCTGTCGAAGACAGTACTGATGTTCGCTCAATTGTCTCATCAGCAATAGACTATGCAAAAGAGAATGGACATAACACCGTAATTGTTGATACAGCAGGCAGATTGCAAATTGATACTGAACTTATGGCTGAACTTGTTATTCTCGACAGATTATTCACTCCGGCTGAAAAGCTGTTAGTAATAGATTCGATGACTGGTCAGGCAGCTGTTGGAGTTGCTGAAACATTTAATGAGCAATTGGGAATTACTGGTATTGTTTTAACCAAGCTTGATGGTGATGCAAGAGGCGGTGCAGCTTTAAGTGTGGTCCATGCTACTGGAAAACCAATTAAGTTCGCAGGCATGGGAGAAAAGCTTGATGCTTTAGAACCATTTTATCCAGATAGAATGGCTCAAAGAATTCTTGGCATGGGAGATGTGCTGAGTTTAATTGAGAAAGCTCAGGAAAGTTTTGACGTTGAGTCAGCTAAAGAACTTGAAAGAAAAATGAGAACAAAAGAGTTTTCTCTTGAAGATTTTATGAAAATTCAAAAGCAAATGAAAATGCTTGGTTCTTTAGATCAAATTTTAGGAATGTTGCCGATTCCAGGCATGTCAAAAACTGATAGAGAACAGATAGCGCATGTTGGAGAAAAACAGCTCAAGAGAATTGAAGCCTGTGTAAATAGTATGACTCTTGGTGAAAGACGTAATCCTGATATTATAAATCCAAACAGGAAAAGAAGAATCGCTAAAGGCAGCGGTATTCCTGTAGATGAGATCAATAGATTCTTAAAAGAATTTGAGAATATGCGCAAAATGATGAAAAAAATGACGGATATGACCAAGACTATGAAGGGTAATCCTAATAAAATGATGCATAAATTACCTCCAGGATTAAGAGGAAAATTCCCGCCATTTTAA
- a CDS encoding signal recognition particle-docking protein FtsY, whose translation MSFSNLKQAISKTSESLVDNVLSLTQGKQEIDDDLLDEMEEALIKADLGIDTSVDIIEKLRANKNKIRPDRIGEFLRNEFTQVLGTTNSNSLNIKNNQLNIFLITGVNGAGKTTLIGKLAYRFNMQGKKVIVAAGDTFRAAAEDQLEIWTNRAGAEIVRRDGADPASVVFDAINQAKEQNADILLIDTAGRLQNKFNLMEELNKIKRVIDREAPECLSESLLVLDATTGQNGLKQAEVFNEAVQLTSVALTKLDGTAKGGIVIAIAKEFSLPVKLIGVGEKLEDLKDFNPNDFVNALFEK comes from the coding sequence ATCTCTTTTTCAAACCTAAAACAGGCTATTTCAAAAACTAGCGAGTCCCTGGTTGATAATGTTTTATCTTTAACACAGGGTAAACAGGAAATTGATGATGATTTATTAGATGAAATGGAAGAAGCACTTATAAAAGCTGATTTAGGTATTGATACTAGTGTTGATATTATTGAAAAATTAAGAGCGAATAAAAATAAAATCAGACCTGACAGAATTGGAGAGTTTTTGAGAAACGAATTTACGCAGGTTCTTGGTACCACCAATTCTAATAGTCTCAATATTAAGAATAATCAATTAAATATATTCCTTATAACCGGAGTTAATGGAGCAGGAAAGACAACTCTTATTGGTAAATTAGCATATAGATTTAATATGCAGGGTAAGAAAGTTATTGTTGCTGCTGGAGATACTTTTAGAGCTGCTGCTGAAGATCAACTTGAAATATGGACTAATAGAGCAGGAGCAGAAATAGTTAGACGTGATGGTGCTGATCCGGCTTCTGTTGTATTTGATGCAATTAATCAGGCTAAAGAGCAAAATGCTGATATATTGTTGATTGATACAGCAGGAAGATTGCAAAATAAATTTAACTTAATGGAAGAACTAAATAAAATAAAAAGAGTCATAGATAGAGAGGCGCCTGAATGTTTATCCGAGTCTTTATTGGTTTTGGATGCTACTACAGGACAAAATGGATTAAAGCAGGCAGAAGTATTTAATGAAGCTGTTCAATTAACTTCTGTAGCGCTTACAAAATTGGACGGAACTGCAAAAGGTGGTATAGTTATAGCCATTGCTAAAGAATTTAGTCTACCAGTTAAGTTAATTGGAGTTGGAGAGAAACTTGAAGACTTAAAAGACTTTAATCCTAATGATTTTGTTAATGCCTTATTTGAGAAATAA
- a CDS encoding transcription antitermination factor NusB — protein sequence MKARRAARELALLAFSQLSKDIETLKDKELEEIVVLSVRTLVNNAENELKKTLSALFDTREFIENYEIDHQENIKRPVEAPVLPVPIPLTSDMVGRIDTVIDAIDKTFSATEIVELSSLANQEEVKEYIIRLVKIYVENKKEVDDQISKCAKGWNIERLVRIDRDILRIAIVELLYFADIPLSVSIDEAVELAKKYSTEESSSFINGILRQVVEENKLYGQKS from the coding sequence GTGAAAGCTAGAAGAGCTGCTAGAGAATTGGCCCTTTTGGCATTTTCTCAATTAAGCAAGGATATTGAAACCTTAAAAGATAAAGAGTTAGAAGAAATAGTCGTTTTATCTGTTAGAACACTTGTGAATAATGCAGAAAATGAGTTAAAAAAAACGTTAAGTGCGCTCTTTGATACAAGAGAGTTTATAGAAAACTATGAAATTGATCATCAGGAAAATATAAAACGTCCAGTTGAAGCTCCTGTGCTTCCTGTTCCAATTCCTTTAACTTCTGATATGGTAGGAAGAATTGATACAGTAATTGATGCGATAGATAAAACTTTCTCAGCGACAGAAATAGTAGAATTATCTTCTTTGGCTAACCAGGAAGAAGTTAAAGAATACATAATAAGACTAGTGAAAATTTATGTTGAAAATAAGAAAGAAGTAGATGACCAGATAAGCAAATGTGCAAAAGGCTGGAATATTGAGAGATTAGTTAGAATAGACAGAGATATTTTAAGGATTGCTATAGTTGAATTATTATATTTCGCTGATATACCGTTAAGTGTATCCATTGATGAGGCTGTTGAACTTGCTAAAAAATATAGCACAGAAGAAAGTTCAAGCTTTATAAATGGTATTTTAAGGCAGGTAGTTGAGGAAAATAAATTATACGGCCAAAAAAGTTAG
- a CDS encoding phosphoglycerate kinase produces the protein MKTIKDVDVRDKKVLLREDFNVPLKDHHVSNNSRIKAALPTINYLREQGAKVILISELGKPEGQTITDFRMNPVAEELEKLLKTHIESIDEIFGVDARTAISNMHPGDVILLENLGFHKEEYKNDDWFAHGLANLADIYVDDDFRIANEEHASNIAITNHIPSYAGLLMEKELDQIVNFILNIDHPFVLLMGGKNPESKMPVIERFIEIADYILVAGEVGLTFLKAQGHEIGKANISDTAVEMAKQLMCESKLERNPIILPDDFLVAEEIRPGASHNFVSRENIPKDWHVVDIGPRTFEEFNKLIYEARRVIWNGPVGVIEIADFENGNRSIAQTIASTDASTMVGGIDTVNAIYKYDKASHINVVSTGGISFIDVLQAKDIPAIRVLE, from the coding sequence ATGAAAACTATAAAAGATGTCGACGTAAGGGATAAGAAAGTTCTTTTAAGAGAAGATTTTAATGTTCCCTTAAAAGATCACCATGTATCCAACAATTCAAGAATAAAAGCAGCTTTACCAACAATTAACTACTTAAGAGAACAAGGTGCAAAAGTAATTTTGATATCAGAATTAGGCAAGCCAGAAGGACAAACAATTACAGATTTCAGAATGAATCCTGTAGCTGAAGAACTTGAGAAATTATTAAAAACCCATATAGAGAGCATAGACGAAATATTCGGAGTAGATGCCAGAACCGCTATCTCCAATATGCATCCTGGAGATGTAATTTTACTTGAAAATCTTGGTTTTCATAAAGAAGAATACAAAAATGATGACTGGTTTGCTCACGGTTTAGCAAATCTTGCAGATATTTATGTAGATGATGATTTCAGAATAGCAAATGAAGAACATGCCTCCAATATTGCCATAACTAATCATATTCCAAGTTATGCAGGACTATTAATGGAAAAAGAGCTAGATCAAATAGTAAACTTTATCCTAAATATTGACCACCCTTTTGTGTTACTTATGGGAGGCAAAAATCCTGAATCTAAAATGCCTGTAATAGAAAGATTCATAGAAATTGCAGATTATATTTTAGTTGCAGGTGAGGTTGGCCTAACTTTCTTAAAAGCTCAAGGGCATGAAATCGGTAAAGCTAATATATCAGATACAGCTGTAGAAATGGCAAAACAACTAATGTGTGAATCTAAACTGGAAAGAAATCCAATAATATTACCCGATGATTTTCTGGTAGCAGAAGAAATAAGACCTGGTGCCTCTCATAATTTCGTTTCCAGAGAAAATATTCCAAAAGACTGGCACGTTGTAGATATAGGTCCTAGAACTTTTGAAGAATTTAATAAACTGATTTATGAAGCAAGAAGAGTAATCTGGAACGGTCCAGTGGGGGTAATTGAGATTGCAGATTTTGAGAATGGGAATAGATCAATAGCTCAAACTATAGCTAGCACTGATGCCTCAACGATGGTTGGTGGGATAGATACAGTAAACGCAATTTACAAATATGATAAAGCTTCTCACATTAACGTCGTCTCTACCGGAGGAATCTCATTTATCGATGTTTTACAGGCAAAAGATATTCCAGCAATAAGGGTTTTAGAATAA